AGGTGGTCTTGTGTCCGCCAGCCCTGTATCTGACGACGCTCAAGCCGTATCTGGAAGGGCAGTCGCGGATCGCGCTGGGTGCCCAGAACTGCCACGAAAAGGCTTCCGGAGCGTATACCGGCGAAATTTCAGCTCCGATGCTGAAGTCCATTAACGTATCCCACGTCATTCTGGGGCACAGCGAACGGCGGCAGTATTTTGGCGAAACCAACGCCCAGCTGGCCGCAAAAGTAGACAGCGCCCTAGCCAGCGGTCTGACGCCCATTTTTTGCTGCGGTGAGTCGCTAGAACAACGCGAGAGCGAAGTTCACCTGGATTTTGTCCGGACGCAGCTTACCGAAAGCTTGTTTCACCTGTCACCGGAGCAGTTTGCCAATATCGTTATCGCTTACGAACCCATCTGGGCCATCGGTACAGGCTTGACGGCCACCTCGGCGCAGGCCCAAGAAATGCACGAGATTTTGCGTCAGCACATTGCCAGCCACTATGG
This Larkinella insperata DNA region includes the following protein-coding sequences:
- the tpiA gene encoding triose-phosphate isomerase, coding for MRKKIVAGNWKMNKTLDEAVALVSEVVNMIKDEVTSDVQVVLCPPALYLTTLKPYLEGQSRIALGAQNCHEKASGAYTGEISAPMLKSINVSHVILGHSERRQYFGETNAQLAAKVDSALASGLTPIFCCGESLEQRESEVHLDFVRTQLTESLFHLSPEQFANIVIAYEPIWAIGTGLTATSAQAQEMHEILRQHIASHYGQEVADNTSILYGGSANEKNAEELFAQPDVDGGLIGGASLKSREFTIVVKANK